The following are encoded in a window of Mycolicibacterium tusciae JS617 genomic DNA:
- a CDS encoding suppressor of fused domain protein, whose amino-acid sequence MVDVLAKVRAHLREHFAGTGITADPVEASVTFVGTERIDVLRFGPDAEGVSHYVSVGCSRHPMFDPAELVTDALHGPRAEAVVALQGPSPKGLARSLAILAAAPAVEGLILEPDALIDLETPLWEGAPFSAFLLGRSDIDDVTLTDPLPPVTMLAATPITATEAAWVRLKGADAMREAWVQDGVDVLDPRRRAGNPA is encoded by the coding sequence GTGGTCGACGTTTTGGCCAAGGTTCGTGCGCACCTGCGCGAGCACTTCGCCGGGACGGGCATCACCGCTGACCCGGTCGAAGCCAGCGTGACGTTCGTTGGGACCGAACGGATCGACGTGCTGCGCTTCGGCCCCGACGCCGAAGGTGTCAGTCACTATGTGTCGGTTGGCTGTTCGCGTCACCCGATGTTCGATCCAGCGGAGCTGGTGACCGATGCGCTGCACGGACCGCGCGCCGAGGCCGTCGTCGCGCTGCAGGGACCGTCCCCCAAAGGCCTTGCGCGTTCGTTGGCGATTTTGGCCGCGGCGCCGGCCGTCGAAGGCCTGATCCTGGAGCCGGATGCACTGATCGATCTGGAGACACCGCTATGGGAGGGTGCCCCGTTCTCCGCTTTTCTGTTGGGCCGCAGCGATATCGACGACGTGACTTTGACCGATCCGCTGCCGCCGGTGACGATGCTGGCCGCAACGCCGATCACCGCGACCGAGGCCGCGTGGGTGCGGCTCAAGGGCGCTGACGCCATGCGGGAGGCGTGGGTGCAGGACGGCGTCGACGTGCTGGATCCTCGGCGGCGGGCCGGAAATCCAGCCTGA
- a CDS encoding ABC transporter ATP-binding protein — MAEIVLDRVTKSYAGGAAAVKDLSITIADGEFIILVGPSGCGKSTTLNMIAGLEDISSGELSIGGERVNEKAPKDRDIAMVFQSYALYPHMTVRQNIAFPLTLAKMNKAEITQKVEEAAKVLDLTALLDRKPAQLSGGQRQRVAMGRAIVRNPKAFLMDEPLSNLDAKLRVQMRSEIARLQDKLGTTTVYVTHDQTEAMTLGDRVVVLLAGEVQQIGTPEELYNRPANLFVAGFIGSPAMNFFPATMTDVGVRVPFGEVTLTQEVHDLLARHQTPNNLIVGIRPENLEDASVMDGYARIRAFTFDVAVDFVESLGADKYLHFKSEGAGAQAAQLAELANESGVGENEFVARVSTESHAKQGDTVQLACDTSKLTIFDAETGKNLTLPDPTSPPA; from the coding sequence ATGGCCGAAATTGTGTTGGACCGGGTAACCAAGAGTTACGCAGGCGGCGCGGCGGCCGTGAAGGATCTGTCGATCACGATCGCCGACGGGGAGTTCATCATCCTGGTCGGCCCCTCCGGCTGCGGAAAGTCGACCACGCTCAACATGATCGCCGGACTGGAGGACATCTCCTCGGGAGAGTTGAGCATCGGTGGCGAACGCGTCAACGAGAAGGCGCCGAAGGACCGTGACATCGCGATGGTGTTCCAGTCCTACGCGCTCTACCCGCATATGACCGTGCGCCAGAACATCGCGTTCCCGCTGACCCTGGCCAAGATGAACAAGGCCGAGATCACGCAGAAGGTCGAGGAGGCCGCGAAAGTCCTTGATCTGACCGCGCTTCTGGACCGCAAACCCGCACAGCTGTCCGGCGGGCAACGGCAGCGGGTTGCCATGGGACGTGCGATTGTGCGCAATCCCAAGGCGTTCCTGATGGACGAGCCGTTGTCGAACCTCGACGCCAAACTCCGCGTGCAGATGCGTTCGGAGATCGCGCGCCTGCAGGACAAGCTGGGCACCACGACCGTCTACGTCACCCATGACCAGACCGAGGCCATGACGTTGGGGGACCGCGTGGTGGTTCTTCTCGCCGGCGAAGTGCAGCAGATCGGCACGCCCGAGGAGTTGTACAACCGGCCGGCCAACCTGTTCGTTGCGGGTTTCATCGGATCTCCTGCGATGAACTTCTTTCCGGCCACCATGACCGACGTCGGCGTGCGTGTGCCGTTCGGCGAGGTGACGCTGACCCAGGAGGTCCACGACCTGCTCGCCCGGCATCAGACTCCCAACAACTTGATCGTCGGCATCCGGCCTGAAAACCTCGAGGACGCCTCGGTAATGGACGGCTATGCGCGAATAAGGGCGTTCACGTTCGACGTGGCGGTCGACTTCGTCGAGTCGCTGGGCGCCGACAAGTATCTGCATTTCAAGAGTGAAGGGGCGGGCGCACAGGCGGCCCAGCTTGCAGAGTTGGCCAATGAGTCCGGCGTCGGCGAAAACGAGTTCGTGGCACGTGTTTCCACCGAATCTCATGCCAAGCAGGGTGACACGGTTCAACTGGCCTGCGATACGTCGAAGCTGACGATCTTCGACGCCGAAACCGGCAAGAACCTGACCCTTCCCGATCCGACGTCGCCACCGGCCTAG
- a CDS encoding carbohydrate ABC transporter permease: MAERAGAGRATGWTVVNIIVVVYALLPVLWILSLSLKPTSNVKDGKLIPTQITFDNYKGIFSGDAFSSALINSIGIGLITTVIAVVIGGMAAYAVARLAFPGKRLLVGVALLIAMFPQISLVTPLFNIERRLGLFDTWPGLIIPYITFALPLAIYTLSAFFKEIPWDLEKAAKMDGATPAQAFRKVIAPLAAPGIVTAAILVFIFAWNDLLLALSLTATQRAITAPVAIANFTGSSQFEEPTGSIAAGAMVITIPIIIFVLIFQRRIVAGLTSGAVKG; encoded by the coding sequence ATGGCCGAACGGGCTGGGGCGGGCCGGGCGACTGGCTGGACAGTCGTCAACATCATCGTCGTCGTCTATGCGTTGTTACCGGTGTTGTGGATCCTGAGCCTGTCGCTCAAACCGACATCGAACGTCAAAGACGGCAAGCTGATTCCTACGCAGATCACCTTTGACAACTACAAGGGAATCTTCTCCGGCGACGCGTTCAGTTCGGCGCTGATCAACTCGATCGGAATCGGGCTGATCACCACCGTGATCGCGGTGGTGATCGGTGGAATGGCGGCGTATGCCGTGGCCCGTCTTGCCTTCCCGGGTAAGCGGCTGCTGGTCGGCGTGGCGCTGCTCATTGCGATGTTCCCGCAGATCTCGCTGGTGACACCGCTTTTCAACATCGAGCGCAGGCTCGGGTTGTTCGACACCTGGCCGGGTCTGATCATTCCGTACATCACCTTCGCGCTGCCGCTGGCGATCTACACGCTGTCGGCGTTCTTCAAGGAGATCCCATGGGATCTGGAGAAGGCGGCAAAGATGGACGGCGCCACGCCTGCGCAGGCGTTCCGCAAGGTGATCGCCCCGTTGGCCGCCCCCGGTATCGTCACCGCGGCGATCCTGGTGTTCATCTTCGCGTGGAACGACCTGCTGCTGGCGCTGTCACTGACAGCGACTCAGCGAGCGATCACGGCGCCCGTCGCGATCGCCAACTTCACGGGCAGTTCACAATTCGAGGAACCGACTGGGTCGATCGCCGCGGGCGCGATGGTCATCACGATCCCGATCATCATCTTTGTTCTCATCTTCCAGCGACGGATCGTCGCCGGTCTCACGTCCGGCGCGGTGAAGGGGTAG
- a CDS encoding carbohydrate ABC transporter permease has protein sequence MTVTAEPIKVGTDDTKSERRLAFTLIAPAVILMLAVTAYPIAYAVWLSLQRYNLAQPDDVEFIGLENYVTVLTDRYWWTAFVVTLAITVVSVAIEFVLGMALALVMHRTIFGKGVVRTAILIPYGIVTVAASYSWYYAWTPGTGYLANLLPEGSAPLTEQLPSLAIVVLAEVWKTTPFMALLLLAGLALVPQDLLNAAQVDGAGPWKRLIKVILPLIKPAILVALLFRTLDAFRIFDNIYVLTGGANDTGSVSILGYDNLFKAFNLGLGSAISVLIFLSVAIIAFIYIKLFGAAAPGSDEERR, from the coding sequence ATGACCGTCACCGCTGAGCCGATCAAGGTCGGCACCGACGACACGAAATCCGAACGGCGCCTGGCATTCACACTGATCGCACCCGCGGTCATCCTGATGCTTGCGGTCACCGCCTACCCGATCGCGTACGCGGTGTGGCTGTCCCTGCAGCGCTACAACCTCGCACAGCCCGACGACGTCGAGTTCATCGGCCTGGAGAATTACGTCACGGTGCTGACCGACAGGTACTGGTGGACGGCCTTCGTGGTGACGCTGGCGATCACCGTCGTGTCGGTGGCGATCGAATTCGTGCTCGGAATGGCACTGGCCCTGGTGATGCACAGGACCATTTTCGGAAAGGGCGTGGTGCGTACCGCGATCCTGATTCCGTACGGGATCGTCACGGTCGCAGCCTCCTACAGCTGGTATTACGCGTGGACTCCCGGCACCGGATATCTGGCCAACCTGCTCCCCGAGGGCAGTGCACCGCTGACCGAGCAGCTTCCGTCGCTGGCCATCGTGGTCCTTGCCGAGGTCTGGAAGACGACGCCATTCATGGCGCTGCTATTGCTCGCCGGGCTGGCGCTGGTGCCACAGGATCTGCTCAATGCCGCGCAGGTCGACGGGGCAGGGCCGTGGAAGCGGCTCATCAAAGTGATTCTGCCGCTGATCAAACCGGCCATCCTCGTCGCGCTGCTGTTCCGCACGCTCGACGCGTTCCGCATCTTCGACAACATCTATGTGCTCACCGGCGGCGCCAACGACACCGGCTCGGTGTCAATCCTTGGCTACGACAACCTGTTCAAGGCGTTCAACCTCGGTCTGGGGTCGGCGATCAGCGTGCTGATCTTCCTGTCGGTGGCGATCATCGCGTTCATCTACATCAAGCTCTTCGGTGCGGCGGCGCCCGGATCCGACGAGGAGAGGCGCTGA
- a CDS encoding ABC transporter substrate-binding protein, translating into MRPRRLGAAALAALTTASVVSACSSGGGGIVINFYTPASEMATFTAVAKRCNDELGSRFKVQQVSLPKGADDQRLQLARRLTGNDKTLDVMALDVVWTAEFAEAGWALPLSDDPSGQAESDAVADTLPGPLETAKWQDTLYAAPVTTNTQLLWYRADLMDKPPATWDAMVAEATRLHAEGKPSWIALQAKQYEGLVVWFNTLLESAGGQVLSDDGNTVTLTDTDEHRAATVKALQIMKAVATAPGADPSITQTDEGTARLALEQGKAALEVNWPFVLPSMLENAVKGGVSFLPLNDDPSLTGAINDVGTFSPSDEQFNVAYEASKKVFGFANYPGVTDEPAKVTLGGLNLAVAKTTQHRAEAFEAIRCMRSAENQRYTSVEGGLPAVRASLYDDPTFQAKYPQYEIIREQLTNAAVRPATPVYQAVSTRISATLAPVTDIDPESMADELTVQVQKAIDGKGLIP; encoded by the coding sequence GTGCGCCCACGGCGGCTTGGTGCTGCGGCGTTGGCCGCTTTGACGACGGCATCTGTGGTTTCGGCGTGCAGCTCGGGCGGCGGCGGAATCGTCATCAACTTCTACACGCCGGCAAGCGAGATGGCCACGTTCACGGCGGTGGCCAAGCGGTGCAACGACGAACTCGGCAGCCGCTTCAAGGTTCAACAGGTGAGCTTGCCGAAGGGCGCCGACGACCAGCGCCTACAGCTGGCCAGGCGGCTCACCGGAAACGACAAGACGCTCGACGTGATGGCGCTCGACGTCGTGTGGACCGCCGAGTTCGCCGAGGCGGGTTGGGCGTTGCCGCTGTCTGACGACCCGTCGGGGCAGGCCGAATCCGACGCGGTCGCCGACACGCTTCCCGGCCCACTGGAAACCGCCAAGTGGCAGGACACGCTCTACGCCGCACCGGTCACCACGAACACCCAATTGCTCTGGTACCGCGCGGATTTGATGGACAAGCCGCCGGCAACGTGGGATGCGATGGTGGCCGAGGCGACCCGTCTGCACGCCGAAGGCAAGCCGAGCTGGATCGCATTGCAGGCCAAGCAGTACGAGGGTCTGGTGGTGTGGTTCAACACGCTGTTGGAAAGCGCTGGCGGTCAAGTTCTTTCCGACGACGGCAACACCGTCACACTGACCGACACCGATGAGCACCGGGCCGCGACAGTCAAGGCCCTGCAGATCATGAAGGCGGTTGCTACCGCGCCGGGCGCCGATCCGTCGATCACGCAGACCGACGAGGGCACTGCACGACTGGCGCTGGAGCAGGGCAAAGCCGCGCTCGAGGTGAACTGGCCGTTCGTGCTGCCGTCGATGCTCGAAAACGCCGTCAAGGGCGGCGTGTCGTTCCTGCCCCTGAACGACGACCCGTCGTTGACGGGCGCCATCAACGACGTCGGCACCTTCTCGCCGAGCGACGAACAGTTCAACGTGGCCTACGAAGCGAGCAAAAAGGTGTTCGGTTTCGCCAACTATCCGGGCGTCACCGACGAGCCGGCCAAGGTGACGCTGGGCGGGCTGAATCTCGCGGTGGCCAAGACCACCCAACACCGTGCTGAGGCATTCGAGGCGATCAGGTGCATGCGCAGCGCCGAGAACCAGCGGTACACGTCGGTGGAGGGAGGGCTGCCCGCGGTGCGCGCGTCGCTCTACGACGATCCGACGTTCCAGGCAAAGTATCCGCAATACGAGATCATTCGTGAACAGCTGACCAATGCGGCGGTCCGGCCGGCCACGCCCGTTTATCAGGCCGTCTCCACCCGGATCTCGGCGACCTTGGCCCCCGTCACGGACATCGACCCAGAAAGCATGGCCGACGAGTTGACCGTTCAGGTGCAGAAGGCGATCGACGGTAAAGGGCTCATCCCATGA
- a CDS encoding general stress protein: MTSPFQPGQQTGATPGARTTRRGPAALPTPPKGWPIGSYPTYAEAQRAVDYLSDQQFPVEHVTIVGVDLMQVERVTGKLSWPKVLGGGVLTGAWLGLFIGLILGFFSPSPWGALITGLIAGVFFGLITSAIPYAMARGTRDFSSTMQLVAGRYDVLCDPQSAERGRDLLARLKI, translated from the coding sequence ATGACCAGCCCGTTTCAGCCTGGACAGCAGACCGGCGCAACACCTGGCGCCCGGACCACCCGGCGCGGGCCCGCGGCACTGCCCACCCCTCCGAAGGGCTGGCCGATCGGGTCCTATCCGACGTACGCCGAGGCGCAGCGCGCGGTCGACTATCTGTCAGACCAGCAGTTTCCGGTCGAGCACGTGACCATTGTCGGCGTCGACCTGATGCAGGTGGAACGTGTCACCGGCAAGCTGAGCTGGCCCAAGGTGCTCGGCGGTGGCGTCCTCACGGGTGCCTGGTTGGGCCTGTTCATCGGCCTGATCCTCGGATTCTTCAGTCCGAGCCCGTGGGGTGCGCTGATCACGGGTTTGATTGCGGGTGTGTTCTTCGGCCTCATCACCTCGGCGATCCCGTATGCGATGGCACGCGGCACAAGAGATTTCAGTTCGACCATGCAACTCGTCGCCGGACGTTATGACGTGCTGTGCGATCCCCAGAGCGCCGAGCGCGGCCGGGATCTGCTGGCACGCTTGAAGATCTAG
- a CDS encoding DUF4190 domain-containing protein, which yields MTNPGEDAGQTASSGSSEGASESTSTSYEAPPIEQTSEAAGQSHDQPTQVYQQRPSEQPFEQPGYAMPPAYDATHYQSPPSYQPAPGYPPGGFPPPVDQSGYPPPPPYNAPPPGFGPPSPGFGPPPPGYGPPPGFGPPPGYPAPGYPAPGYGAYGPPAQKTNSMAIGSLVASGIGVLFYFLCFTGAIGSIVGIALGIVAMNQIKQSGENGRGLAIAGIAVGALSLLFGVVGFIAIVSS from the coding sequence ATGACAAATCCGGGCGAGGACGCTGGCCAAACGGCATCATCCGGCTCCAGCGAAGGCGCATCGGAGTCGACGTCTACCAGCTACGAGGCCCCGCCGATCGAGCAGACGTCCGAGGCGGCCGGGCAAAGTCACGATCAGCCCACGCAGGTCTACCAGCAGCGGCCCTCAGAGCAGCCGTTCGAGCAGCCCGGGTACGCGATGCCTCCGGCATACGACGCCACGCACTACCAATCGCCGCCTTCCTACCAGCCCGCTCCGGGCTATCCGCCGGGCGGCTTCCCGCCTCCCGTCGACCAGTCCGGATATCCACCACCTCCGCCGTACAACGCGCCGCCTCCCGGCTTCGGCCCACCGTCACCCGGCTTCGGGCCGCCCCCGCCGGGTTATGGTCCGCCTCCCGGCTTCGGCCCGCCGCCCGGCTATCCGGCGCCGGGCTATCCGGCGCCGGGCTATGGCGCGTACGGCCCTCCCGCGCAGAAAACCAATTCGATGGCGATCGGCTCGCTGGTGGCCTCGGGGATCGGGGTGCTCTTCTACTTCCTCTGCTTCACGGGTGCGATCGGTTCGATCGTCGGCATCGCGCTCGGGATCGTCGCCATGAACCAGATCAAGCAGAGCGGCGAGAACGGGCGTGGCCTTGCGATCGCAGGCATCGCCGTCGGCGCGTTGTCGTTGCTGTTCGGTGTAGTCGGGTTCATCGCGATCGTGAGTTCCTGA
- a CDS encoding DUF4190 domain-containing protein, which yields MTGAGPDHPADGFEYPPLIYPPPPGYQGAPGYYPAYDPYRPIKPPGTNGNAIAALVSSIGGLLCCGLLGIVGLIFGVIAMRETKRTGQDGYGLALAGAIIGASR from the coding sequence ATGACCGGCGCCGGACCCGACCATCCGGCGGACGGTTTCGAGTACCCGCCGCTGATCTATCCGCCACCGCCGGGTTATCAGGGGGCACCGGGTTATTACCCGGCCTACGACCCCTATCGGCCGATCAAGCCTCCTGGCACGAACGGCAATGCGATCGCCGCGCTCGTCAGCTCCATCGGCGGACTCCTGTGCTGCGGTTTACTGGGGATCGTGGGGCTCATCTTCGGTGTGATCGCGATGCGCGAGACCAAACGCACCGGACAGGACGGCTACGGTCTGGCGCTGGCCGGTGCGATCATCGGCGCCTCACGCTAG
- a CDS encoding HpcH/HpaI aldolase/citrate lyase family protein — MENRYRPRRTILSVPGSSAKMIDKAKNLPADEVFLDLEDAVAPDAKAEARAQVAGALAAPGWAGQLRGVRVNDWTTPWTHADIIDVVSAAGASLDIVVLPKVTDVSHIHALDLLLSQLEVTHGLPLGGIGIEAQIENAQGLTNIDAIAAGPRMQALVLGPADMAASLNMRTLEVGEQPEGYDVGDAHHHVLMRILIAARSRGILAIDGPYLKVRDVDGFRRIAGRSAALGYDGKWVLHPDQIEAGNEIFSPRQESYDHAELILEAYEWHTSRAGGARGAVMLGDEMIDEASRKMALVIAGKGRAAGMERKGEPFQPPA; from the coding sequence GTGGAAAACCGCTATCGACCCCGCCGAACGATACTTTCGGTTCCCGGCAGCAGCGCGAAGATGATCGACAAGGCAAAGAATCTGCCCGCCGATGAAGTCTTCCTGGATCTCGAAGATGCGGTCGCGCCCGACGCCAAGGCCGAGGCGCGCGCTCAAGTGGCGGGCGCGTTGGCCGCACCGGGGTGGGCCGGGCAGTTGCGCGGAGTTCGGGTCAACGACTGGACCACGCCGTGGACCCACGCCGACATCATCGACGTGGTGTCGGCCGCGGGGGCGTCGCTGGACATTGTGGTGTTGCCGAAGGTGACCGACGTGTCCCACATTCACGCCCTTGACCTCCTGCTGAGCCAACTCGAAGTGACTCACGGACTTCCGTTGGGCGGCATCGGTATTGAGGCGCAGATCGAGAATGCGCAGGGTCTGACCAACATCGACGCGATCGCCGCGGGCCCCCGGATGCAGGCACTGGTTCTGGGCCCGGCCGACATGGCGGCGAGCCTGAACATGCGCACGCTGGAGGTCGGCGAACAGCCCGAGGGCTACGACGTCGGCGACGCTCACCACCACGTGCTGATGCGCATCCTCATCGCCGCCCGCAGCCGCGGAATCCTCGCGATCGACGGTCCGTATCTGAAGGTGCGCGACGTCGACGGCTTCCGCCGGATCGCCGGCCGATCCGCCGCGCTCGGCTACGACGGCAAATGGGTGCTGCACCCCGACCAGATCGAGGCGGGCAACGAGATCTTCAGCCCGCGCCAGGAGTCCTACGATCACGCCGAGCTGATCCTGGAGGCCTACGAGTGGCACACCTCGCGCGCCGGCGGTGCGCGAGGCGCTGTGATGCTCGGCGACGAGATGATCGACGAGGCGAGCCGCAAGATGGCGCTGGTGATCGCAGGCAAGGGGCGCGCCGCGGGGATGGAGCGCAAGGGCGAGCCGTTCCAGCCGCCGGCTTAA
- a CDS encoding magnesium transporter MgtE N-terminal domain-containing protein, with product MAAVNRVYAARLVGMVVLGPDGESFGRVRDVVISISIVRQQPRVLGLVVELLTRRRIFVPILRVTAIDPGAVTLATGSVSLRKFTQRPGEVLVLGQVVETQVRVDDPDQEQLSGIDMHVVDLGIEPTRTRDWMVTKVAVRAARRLGRRGNVQIVDWQHVQGLTPSGLAMPDQGVAQLLEQFVGQRAVEVAEAIRELPDKRRYEVVNALDDERLADVLQELPEDQQATMLRALPAERAGDVLEAMDPDDAADLLGSMTPLDAEQFLRRMDPEDSEDVRRLLSHSPDTAGGLMTSEPVVLAPDTTVAEALARVRDPDLTPALASLVFVTRPPTATPTGHYLGCVHLQRLLREPPASLVSGIIDTDLPNLGPEDSLSVVTRYFAAYNLVCGPVVDEESHLLGAVSVDDVLDHLLPHDWREREEPELFTTSEGAS from the coding sequence ATGGCGGCGGTGAACAGGGTCTATGCGGCCCGACTCGTGGGGATGGTGGTGCTGGGGCCCGACGGGGAGTCCTTCGGCCGCGTCCGCGACGTGGTGATCAGCATCAGCATCGTGCGCCAGCAGCCGCGCGTCCTCGGTCTGGTCGTCGAACTGCTTACGCGCCGAAGGATTTTCGTACCGATCTTGCGAGTGACGGCCATCGATCCGGGCGCTGTGACGTTGGCGACCGGCAGCGTTTCGCTGCGGAAGTTCACCCAGCGCCCGGGTGAGGTGCTTGTGCTCGGCCAGGTGGTCGAAACCCAGGTCAGAGTCGACGATCCCGACCAGGAGCAGTTATCCGGCATCGACATGCACGTGGTCGATCTGGGCATCGAGCCAACCCGCACTCGCGACTGGATGGTGACCAAAGTGGCGGTGCGGGCCGCGCGACGCCTCGGGCGCCGCGGCAACGTGCAGATCGTGGACTGGCAGCACGTCCAGGGGCTGACTCCGTCCGGCCTGGCGATGCCCGACCAAGGCGTGGCTCAGCTGCTGGAGCAGTTTGTCGGGCAGCGGGCGGTCGAGGTGGCCGAGGCCATTCGCGAGCTGCCGGATAAGCGCCGCTACGAGGTGGTCAACGCGCTCGACGACGAGCGGCTGGCCGACGTGCTGCAGGAACTGCCAGAAGACCAGCAGGCGACCATGCTCAGAGCGCTGCCTGCCGAGCGGGCCGGCGATGTGCTCGAGGCCATGGATCCCGATGACGCCGCCGACCTGCTGGGTTCGATGACGCCGCTCGATGCCGAGCAGTTTCTGCGACGAATGGATCCCGAGGATTCCGAGGACGTGCGCCGCCTGCTCTCACATTCCCCCGACACCGCGGGCGGCTTGATGACCTCCGAACCGGTCGTGCTGGCCCCGGACACCACGGTGGCCGAGGCCCTGGCCCGGGTCCGTGACCCCGACCTGACCCCGGCGCTGGCGTCGCTGGTGTTCGTGACGCGCCCGCCGACGGCTACCCCCACCGGCCACTACCTCGGCTGTGTGCACCTGCAGCGGCTCTTGCGTGAACCCCCCGCGTCGCTGGTCAGCGGAATCATCGACACCGACCTGCCCAATCTGGGACCAGAGGACTCACTGTCGGTGGTGACGCGGTATTTCGCCGCCTACAACCTGGTGTGCGGTCCGGTCGTCGACGAGGAGAGCCACCTGCTCGGCGCGGTGTCGGTCGACGACGTGCTCGACCATCTCCTGCCCCACGACTGGCGCGAACGCGAAGAGCCCGAGCTGTTCACCACCAGCGAGGGAGCGTCATGA
- a CDS encoding DUF1003 domain-containing protein gives MSDLTARQRLDTPRVSRRRFAPNVDAEAVGKFSESIARFLGTGRYLAWQTIMVIVWIILNLFAVSLRWDPYPFILLNLAFSTQAAYAAPLILLAQNRQENRDRVSLDEDRRRAEQTKADTEYLARELAALRLAVGEVATRDYLRRELEEIHELLNRLQPPTGSDKRDGSGKTDQIERRSKKHS, from the coding sequence ATGAGTGACCTGACGGCACGCCAGCGCCTGGACACCCCGCGGGTCTCGCGTCGCCGGTTCGCGCCCAACGTCGACGCCGAGGCCGTCGGCAAGTTCTCGGAGTCGATTGCGCGCTTTCTCGGCACTGGCAGATACCTGGCCTGGCAGACCATCATGGTGATCGTCTGGATCATCCTGAATCTGTTTGCCGTGAGCCTGCGGTGGGATCCGTATCCGTTCATCTTGCTGAATCTCGCGTTTTCTACTCAGGCGGCATATGCGGCGCCGCTGATTTTGTTAGCCCAGAATCGCCAGGAGAACCGGGACCGGGTGTCGCTGGACGAAGACCGGCGACGGGCCGAACAGACCAAGGCCGACACCGAGTATCTGGCCCGTGAGCTGGCCGCATTGCGGTTGGCGGTCGGCGAGGTGGCCACCCGTGACTACCTGCGGCGTGAACTCGAGGAAATCCACGAACTGCTCAATCGGCTCCAACCGCCAACAGGGTCCGATAAGCGCGACGGCAGCGGCAAAACAGACCAGATCGAACGCCGCTCCAAAAAGCACAGCTAA